In Arthrobacter sp. PAMC25284, a single genomic region encodes these proteins:
- a CDS encoding sarcosine oxidase subunit delta, with amino-acid sequence MLLIPCPNCGPRDETEYHYGGQAHVAYPENPAELTDREWAEYLFYRDNTKGAFAERWLHSTGCRQWFNMLRDTVTYDIQAVYPMGQLRPATGPTAPIVPSPISPEGASK; translated from the coding sequence ATGCTTCTGATCCCCTGCCCCAACTGCGGACCCCGGGACGAAACCGAATACCACTACGGCGGCCAGGCCCACGTGGCCTACCCCGAAAACCCGGCTGAGCTAACCGACCGTGAATGGGCCGAATACCTGTTCTACCGCGACAACACCAAGGGTGCCTTCGCCGAACGCTGGCTGCACAGCACCGGCTGCCGCCAATGGTTTAACATGCTCCGCGACACCGTCACCTACGATATCCAGGCCGTCTACCCGATGGGTCAGCTTCGCCCGGCCACGGGACCCACGGCCCCCATAGTTCCCAGCCCCATTTCCCCGGAAGGAGCATCCAAATGA
- the glyA gene encoding serine hydroxymethyltransferase: protein MVEQLNDRLSAVDPEVGQAIVRELGRQQSTLEMIASENFAPASVMEAQGSVLTNKYAEGYPGKRYYGGCEHVDVIEQLAIDRVKALFGAEAANVQPHSGAQANAAAMFALLEPGDTIMGLSLAHGGHLTHGMRINFSGKLYNVVPYHVGEQDHLVDMAEVEALALEHRPKMIVAGWSAYSRQLDFAEFRRIADLVGAYLMVDMAHFAGLVAAGLHPNPVPYADVVTTTTHKTLGGPRGGVILSKEEYARKINSAVFPGQQGGPLEHVIAAKAVAFKIAASPEFKERQERTLEGAGLLASRLLKDDVGAAGISVVNGGTDVHLVLVDLRHSELDGQQAEDRLHRIGITVNRNAVPFDPRPPMVSSGLRIGTPALATRGFGAAEFTEVADIIASALIAPATDNELSAETAAGLRDRVHALAAKFPLYPHLEVAQTGYEAVNGPEAELIGAAQ from the coding sequence GTGGTTGAGCAGTTGAATGACCGACTTTCCGCAGTAGATCCCGAGGTGGGACAGGCGATTGTCCGCGAGCTGGGACGACAGCAGTCGACCCTGGAGATGATTGCGTCGGAGAATTTCGCTCCGGCCTCGGTCATGGAGGCGCAGGGGTCGGTATTGACCAACAAGTACGCCGAAGGGTACCCGGGTAAGCGGTACTACGGCGGCTGCGAGCATGTCGATGTGATCGAACAGCTCGCCATCGACCGGGTCAAGGCCCTGTTCGGGGCGGAGGCGGCGAACGTCCAGCCGCACTCGGGCGCCCAGGCCAACGCCGCCGCCATGTTTGCCCTGCTGGAACCGGGAGATACCATCATGGGGCTGTCCCTGGCCCATGGCGGCCACCTCACCCACGGGATGCGCATCAACTTCTCCGGCAAGCTCTACAACGTGGTCCCGTACCACGTGGGCGAACAGGATCACCTGGTCGATATGGCCGAGGTTGAGGCCCTGGCCCTGGAGCACCGCCCCAAGATGATCGTGGCCGGCTGGTCCGCTTACTCCCGGCAGCTGGACTTCGCGGAATTCCGCCGCATTGCGGACCTCGTGGGCGCCTACCTCATGGTGGACATGGCGCACTTCGCCGGGCTGGTCGCAGCCGGGCTGCACCCGAACCCCGTCCCGTACGCGGATGTCGTCACGACCACCACCCACAAGACCCTCGGCGGCCCGCGTGGCGGGGTGATCCTGAGCAAGGAGGAGTACGCGCGCAAGATCAACAGTGCCGTGTTCCCGGGCCAGCAGGGCGGCCCGCTGGAACACGTCATCGCGGCCAAAGCCGTTGCTTTCAAGATCGCGGCGTCTCCGGAGTTCAAGGAGCGTCAGGAACGTACCCTCGAAGGCGCGGGCCTCCTCGCATCCCGATTGCTGAAGGACGACGTCGGAGCCGCCGGTATTTCCGTGGTCAACGGGGGCACGGATGTCCACCTGGTCCTGGTCGACCTGCGGCACTCGGAGCTGGACGGCCAGCAGGCCGAGGACCGGTTGCACCGAATCGGTATCACCGTCAACCGCAATGCGGTGCCCTTTGACCCCCGCCCGCCCATGGTCTCCTCAGGCCTGCGGATTGGCACCCCGGCCCTGGCCACGCGGGGCTTCGGCGCCGCCGAATTCACCGAGGTGGCGGACATCATCGCCTCGGCACTGATCGCACCGGCAACGGACAACGAACTCAGTGCCGAAACCGCCGCCGGACTCCGCGACCGCGTCCACGCGCTGGCGGCGAAATTCCCCCTCTACCCGCACCTTGAGGTCGCCCAGACGGGCTACGAGGCAGTGAACGGGCCTGAGGCAGAACTGATTGGAGCAGCACAATGA
- a CDS encoding GntR family transcriptional regulator has product MNAFPALPPAEDAALSQAEAAYRQLRDRLIMLEIRPGAPINDGQLAAELGFGRTPMREAIKRLETDHLVVSYPRRGTFATSVDFTELADVSEIRELLEPLAARRAATRASAAMRQELLDVADKIAHLGSGPAESRDLMRYDLTVHRLIYRASANPHLEDALIRYDNLATRIWCLILDKVPSVSGHITEHVKLLEAIAAGDAEVASQLALEHVSSFEQAVRSVL; this is encoded by the coding sequence TTGAATGCATTCCCCGCACTGCCCCCAGCAGAGGACGCTGCGCTATCCCAGGCCGAAGCGGCGTACCGCCAGCTGCGTGACAGGCTGATCATGCTCGAAATCCGCCCGGGCGCGCCGATCAATGACGGGCAGCTGGCGGCCGAACTCGGTTTCGGCCGGACCCCAATGCGGGAGGCCATCAAGCGCCTGGAGACCGATCACCTGGTGGTTTCGTATCCGCGGAGGGGAACCTTCGCCACCAGTGTGGACTTCACGGAGCTGGCGGACGTCTCAGAAATCCGCGAGCTCCTGGAGCCCCTGGCCGCTCGCCGCGCCGCCACGAGGGCCAGCGCCGCCATGCGTCAAGAGCTCCTTGACGTCGCGGACAAGATCGCGCACCTGGGCTCAGGCCCCGCGGAATCCCGGGACCTGATGCGATATGACCTGACCGTACACCGCCTGATCTACCGGGCATCGGCCAACCCGCATCTGGAAGACGCGTTGATCCGCTACGACAACCTCGCGACGCGCATCTGGTGCCTCATCCTGGACAAAGTCCCGTCGGTCAGCGGCCACATCACGGAGCATGTGAAACTGCTGGAGGCCATAGCGGCCGGCGATGCGGAAGTAGCCAGCCAACTCGCATTGGAGCATGTCAGTAGCTTTGAACAGGCCGTCCGCAGCGTGCTCTAG
- a CDS encoding aromatic ring-hydroxylating dioxygenase subunit alpha translates to MTAEVFTPSLIPTLPGQAYVSEAIFRAEQECIFEQMWFCAVRSADLDKPGAWRTAQVGRESVLISRTRKGGIRAFYNVCRHRGVKLCMEEQGEAARSFQCPYHAWTYDFEGKLIAAPNLTKMPDIDRDEYGLVKVHTREYLGYVWVCLADEPPSFEEDVMGAIEDRLGDLRAVEDYDIANLSLGRRIKYDVKANWKLIIENFMECYHCATIHPELTEVLPEFADGLAAQYFVGHGAEFGEDIKGFTIDGSAGMDRIPGVGEGQDRRYYAVTIKPTVFVNLVPDHVIIHRMFPMAADHTIVECDWLYLPSVVESGKDVSASVELFHRVNEQDFDACERCQPAMGSKVYAKGGVLVPSEHHIGVFHNWVQEKVGELTAGCSPCLH, encoded by the coding sequence ATGACCGCCGAAGTTTTCACGCCCAGCCTGATCCCCACCCTCCCTGGCCAGGCCTACGTCAGCGAAGCGATCTTCCGCGCCGAGCAGGAGTGCATTTTTGAGCAGATGTGGTTCTGCGCAGTGCGGTCCGCCGACCTGGACAAGCCCGGAGCCTGGCGGACGGCGCAGGTGGGCCGCGAGAGCGTGCTGATCAGCCGCACGCGCAAAGGCGGGATCCGTGCCTTCTATAACGTGTGCCGGCACCGGGGTGTCAAGCTCTGCATGGAGGAGCAGGGCGAAGCCGCACGCTCATTCCAGTGCCCCTACCACGCCTGGACCTACGACTTCGAAGGCAAGCTCATTGCTGCCCCCAACCTGACAAAGATGCCGGACATCGACCGGGACGAGTACGGACTCGTGAAGGTCCACACCCGCGAGTACCTCGGGTATGTCTGGGTCTGCCTGGCTGATGAGCCGCCGTCGTTTGAAGAAGACGTCATGGGCGCCATCGAGGACCGTCTCGGGGACCTGCGTGCAGTCGAGGACTATGACATTGCCAACCTGAGCCTGGGGCGCCGCATCAAGTACGACGTCAAGGCCAACTGGAAACTCATTATCGAGAATTTTATGGAGTGCTACCACTGCGCCACCATCCACCCCGAGCTCACAGAGGTGCTGCCCGAGTTCGCCGACGGCCTGGCCGCCCAGTACTTCGTGGGTCACGGCGCCGAATTCGGCGAGGACATCAAGGGCTTCACCATCGACGGCTCGGCAGGGATGGACCGGATCCCGGGGGTGGGGGAGGGCCAGGACCGGCGCTATTACGCCGTGACCATCAAACCCACGGTATTCGTCAACCTTGTCCCGGACCATGTGATCATCCACCGCATGTTCCCGATGGCCGCCGATCACACCATCGTTGAATGTGACTGGCTGTACCTTCCCAGCGTCGTGGAAAGCGGAAAGGACGTCAGCGCCTCGGTGGAGCTCTTCCACCGCGTCAACGAGCAGGACTTCGACGCCTGCGAGCGTTGCCAGCCGGCCATGGGCTCAAAGGTCTATGCCAAGGGCGGTGTGCTGGTTCCGAGCGAGCATCATATCGGCGTTTTCCACAATTGGGTCCAAGAGAAGGTGGGTGAGCTTACCGCCGGGTGTAGCCCATGTTTGCACTGA
- a CDS encoding NAD(P)/FAD-dependent oxidoreductase: protein MQTLAIVGASLAGISAARSIRARGFAGRLVIIGNERHRPYDRPPLSKDFLAGKISPEHLLLESAYEGEDADPLLAEWRLGTAVSSLDAAARTIRLDDGTAVEADGVVIATGASARMLPEIAGLANVFTLRTLEDAQNLAPELVPGARLVIIGAGFIGAEVASTARALGVDVTVVCAGAVPLSRPLGPEMAATLAALHGINGVELICDATIESYNSGEGLVRGLHLADGRYVAADVVLVAIGSVPNTAWLAGSGIALGDGVLCDPMGRTNMPGVVAVGDCAAWLDEESGMHRRVEHWSSAVERPALAVTALLEPGAARQPLNLPYFWSDQYNVRIQFAGQSRDADRVAIEAGDPAAHSFLAVYYRDGEPVAVLGANQPRLFTKWRRQLNAVHKAAAAAEAVRAAVVEAEAFRAAIAAAEADDARSALAASASFA, encoded by the coding sequence ATGCAGACACTGGCAATAGTGGGAGCGTCCTTGGCGGGAATCTCGGCCGCCCGTTCAATACGCGCCCGGGGCTTCGCCGGAAGGCTGGTCATCATCGGGAACGAACGGCATCGGCCCTATGACAGGCCGCCGCTGTCCAAGGATTTTCTGGCGGGAAAAATCTCCCCGGAACACCTCCTTCTGGAAAGTGCCTACGAGGGTGAAGACGCAGATCCGCTTCTGGCCGAGTGGCGCCTGGGAACAGCGGTAAGCAGCCTGGACGCCGCTGCCCGGACGATAAGGCTCGATGACGGCACGGCAGTAGAGGCCGACGGCGTAGTCATAGCCACCGGGGCATCCGCCCGGATGCTGCCGGAAATCGCCGGGCTCGCGAATGTCTTCACCCTGCGTACCCTGGAGGACGCGCAGAACCTCGCTCCCGAACTGGTGCCGGGTGCACGGCTCGTAATCATAGGCGCCGGCTTTATTGGTGCAGAGGTCGCCTCCACCGCCCGCGCACTCGGAGTTGATGTCACGGTCGTCTGCGCGGGCGCCGTTCCGCTCAGCCGCCCGCTTGGTCCGGAGATGGCAGCTACCCTGGCGGCGCTCCACGGAATCAACGGAGTGGAGCTGATTTGTGACGCCACTATCGAGTCCTATAACAGCGGCGAGGGACTGGTCAGGGGGCTGCACCTGGCCGACGGTCGCTACGTGGCCGCCGACGTCGTCCTGGTGGCCATTGGTTCCGTGCCCAATACGGCCTGGCTTGCCGGATCCGGCATCGCACTCGGCGACGGAGTCCTGTGCGATCCGATGGGCCGTACCAATATGCCAGGCGTGGTGGCCGTCGGCGATTGTGCTGCATGGCTGGATGAAGAGTCCGGAATGCACCGCCGAGTGGAGCACTGGAGCAGCGCCGTGGAGCGCCCGGCGCTGGCTGTGACGGCGCTCCTGGAACCTGGTGCCGCCCGCCAGCCGCTGAACCTGCCGTATTTCTGGTCCGATCAGTACAACGTCAGGATCCAATTCGCCGGCCAGTCCCGCGACGCCGATCGGGTGGCCATCGAGGCCGGAGATCCGGCAGCGCACAGCTTCCTGGCCGTCTACTACCGTGACGGCGAACCTGTAGCAGTCCTTGGTGCCAACCAGCCGCGCCTCTTCACCAAGTGGAGGCGGCAACTCAACGCCGTCCACAAAGCCGCGGCCGCAGCCGAAGCAGTCCGGGCGGCCGTCGTCGAGGCCGAAGCATTCCGGGCAGCCATCGCCGCAGCCGAGGCTGACGATGCTCGGTCTGCACTGGCAGCATCCGCCAGTTTCGCCTGA
- a CDS encoding bifunctional 3-phenylpropionate/cinnamic acid dioxygenase ferredoxin subunit, with product MHIACPLAALAPGDAVRLNTSPPIAVFHTEDGELFALDDTCTHQDASLADGWVEGCEVECPLHASKFNLHTGEVDAPPAKRPVRVHKVSVVDGQIMVEESSDAPNLPPGLSIDGHV from the coding sequence ATGCATATCGCCTGCCCACTTGCCGCCCTGGCCCCCGGAGATGCAGTCCGTCTCAACACGTCTCCGCCGATCGCCGTTTTCCACACGGAGGATGGCGAGTTGTTCGCCCTGGACGACACCTGCACCCATCAGGACGCGTCGCTCGCCGACGGCTGGGTGGAAGGTTGCGAGGTGGAATGCCCGCTTCATGCCTCCAAATTCAATCTCCACACGGGTGAAGTGGACGCGCCGCCGGCCAAGCGGCCTGTGCGGGTCCACAAAGTCTCGGTAGTGGACGGCCAGATCATGGTCGAGGAGTCCAGCGACGCTCCCAACCTTCCCCCGGGCCTGAGCATCGACGGCCACGTGTAG
- a CDS encoding FAD-dependent oxidoreductase, with amino-acid sequence MSATPRVVIVGAGIVGANLADELATRGWTNVTVVDQGPLHLAGGSTSHAPGLVFQTNPSRTMTQFAAYTVDKLLTLCDEGAACFNQVGGLEIATTPERLEDLKRKLGYAASWGVEGRIIDSDECTKHYPLLNPDMVLGGLYVPSDGLASAARAVQLLIRKATAAGVTFLGSTPVSGIEQSGGKVTGVQTPDGAVPADIVVSCAGFWGPKIGAMAGMAVPLLPLAHQYVKTTTVRELVGTNLGTNLLDPSNGARMPILRHQDKDLYFREHGDRIGIGSYAHRPMPVDLDRLPEVAPGQMSEYRMPSRLDFTAEDFLPCWEDSRQLLPALRGTEIADGFNGIFSFTPDGGPLIGQAPELDGFYVAEAVWVTHSAGVARAVAELLIEGQSRTPLHECEVSRFEAVQTAESYVSETSQQNFVEIYDILHPLQPRESPRDLRVSPFNCRQKELGAFFLEAGGWERPHWFEANRHLLDEMPGEWRAPERGHWAGMFSSPISAAEAWKTRTAVALYDMTALKRLEISGPGALALLQRLSAGQIDKKPGAVTYCLLLNDDGGIRSDITIARLTETTFQVGANGNIDFDYFTREARNQAASDASAWVQVRDITGSTCCIGLWGPQAREVMARVSTDDFTNDGLRYFRTKQVWIGGIPVTAMRLSYVGELGWELYTTAEHGLRLWDLLFEAGQDHGIIAAGRGAFNSLRLEKGYRLWGTDMTPEHEPYQSGLGFSIAKTKDSFVGADALAGRKEKPASHQLRCLTIDDGISVVLGKEPVYFHGEAVGYVTSAAYGYTVKRPIAYAWLPAGAAEGDAVEIEYFGTRIAATVTPEPLVDPGMERLRG; translated from the coding sequence ATGAGCGCTACACCCCGCGTCGTTATCGTTGGCGCCGGCATTGTCGGTGCGAATCTGGCTGATGAATTGGCCACCCGGGGCTGGACGAACGTCACCGTAGTGGATCAGGGGCCACTCCACCTCGCTGGCGGTTCCACGTCGCACGCGCCCGGCCTGGTGTTCCAGACCAACCCGTCCAGGACGATGACGCAGTTCGCGGCTTATACGGTGGACAAGCTCCTCACTCTGTGCGACGAGGGTGCAGCGTGCTTCAACCAGGTGGGTGGACTGGAGATAGCCACGACCCCGGAACGCCTTGAAGACCTTAAACGCAAGCTCGGCTACGCCGCTTCCTGGGGCGTCGAAGGCCGCATCATCGACTCCGACGAGTGCACCAAGCATTACCCGCTGCTGAACCCGGATATGGTGCTGGGCGGCCTCTACGTCCCCTCGGACGGCCTCGCCTCCGCAGCCCGTGCGGTGCAGCTTCTGATCCGCAAGGCCACGGCAGCCGGTGTCACGTTCCTTGGATCAACCCCGGTGTCCGGGATTGAGCAGTCCGGCGGAAAGGTCACGGGGGTGCAGACTCCCGACGGCGCAGTCCCGGCTGACATCGTGGTGTCCTGCGCCGGATTCTGGGGTCCCAAAATCGGCGCAATGGCGGGTATGGCCGTTCCGCTGCTGCCGCTTGCCCACCAGTACGTCAAGACCACCACGGTGCGGGAGCTCGTAGGCACCAACCTCGGCACCAATCTGCTGGACCCCTCCAATGGCGCGCGGATGCCCATCCTCCGGCATCAGGACAAGGATCTCTACTTCCGCGAGCACGGCGACAGGATCGGCATCGGCTCCTACGCCCACCGGCCCATGCCGGTGGACCTGGACAGGCTGCCCGAGGTGGCTCCCGGGCAGATGTCCGAGTACCGGATGCCTTCCCGGCTCGACTTCACCGCCGAAGATTTCCTGCCCTGCTGGGAGGACAGCCGCCAGCTGCTGCCGGCACTCCGCGGGACGGAAATCGCCGATGGTTTCAACGGCATCTTCTCCTTCACCCCGGACGGCGGGCCGCTGATCGGGCAGGCGCCGGAGCTTGACGGCTTCTACGTCGCGGAAGCGGTCTGGGTGACACACTCCGCGGGCGTGGCCCGCGCGGTAGCCGAACTGCTGATCGAGGGCCAATCCCGCACCCCGCTCCACGAATGCGAGGTATCGCGTTTCGAGGCCGTCCAGACAGCTGAGAGCTACGTCAGTGAAACCTCGCAGCAGAACTTCGTCGAAATCTACGACATCCTGCACCCCCTCCAGCCACGTGAGTCCCCCCGGGACCTGCGCGTCAGCCCGTTCAACTGCCGGCAGAAGGAACTCGGGGCGTTCTTCCTCGAGGCCGGGGGCTGGGAACGCCCGCACTGGTTTGAGGCCAACCGGCATTTGTTGGACGAAATGCCGGGCGAATGGCGGGCGCCGGAACGCGGCCACTGGGCGGGCATGTTCAGCTCCCCTATTTCCGCGGCCGAGGCGTGGAAGACCCGAACCGCCGTCGCACTTTACGACATGACCGCGCTCAAGCGGCTCGAAATCAGCGGGCCCGGCGCCCTTGCCCTGCTGCAGCGGCTCAGCGCCGGTCAGATCGATAAGAAGCCCGGCGCCGTCACCTACTGCCTGCTGCTCAACGACGACGGCGGCATCCGCAGCGACATCACGATCGCGCGGCTCACGGAGACCACCTTCCAGGTAGGCGCCAACGGCAACATCGACTTCGACTACTTCACCCGCGAAGCACGGAACCAGGCCGCCTCGGACGCCAGCGCGTGGGTGCAGGTCCGCGACATTACGGGCTCCACCTGCTGCATTGGCCTCTGGGGCCCGCAGGCTCGGGAAGTTATGGCCAGGGTCAGCACTGATGATTTCACCAATGACGGCCTTCGTTACTTCCGCACCAAGCAGGTGTGGATCGGCGGCATCCCCGTGACTGCCATGCGCCTGTCCTATGTGGGCGAGCTGGGCTGGGAGCTATATACCACCGCCGAACACGGACTGAGGCTGTGGGACCTCCTCTTCGAGGCCGGTCAGGATCACGGCATCATCGCCGCCGGTCGCGGTGCCTTCAACAGCCTCCGCCTGGAAAAGGGATACCGGCTCTGGGGAACGGACATGACGCCCGAACATGAGCCGTACCAGTCCGGCCTGGGCTTCTCCATTGCCAAGACCAAGGACTCCTTTGTGGGCGCCGACGCCCTCGCCGGACGGAAGGAAAAGCCTGCGTCCCACCAGCTGCGCTGCCTCACGATCGACGACGGCATCTCCGTGGTCCTGGGCAAGGAGCCCGTGTATTTCCATGGCGAAGCCGTCGGCTACGTGACCAGCGCAGCTTACGGATACACCGTGAAACGGCCGATCGCTTATGCCTGGCTCCCCGCCGGAGCTGCCGAAGGCGATGCCGTGGAAATTGAATACTTCGGCACCAGGATCGCCGCCACCGTCACGCCGGAGCCGCTGGTGGACCCGGGCATGGAACGTCTGCGCGGCTGA
- a CDS encoding MFS transporter translates to MSNEPNPTAAGTLHSTPAAPHTAMSGGSGRGGSPEVSKDTRRRVVAASFIGNFVEWFDYAVYGYLAVTIAAVFFPESDPQTGLLLTFALFAISFLVRPLGGFIWGHIGDRVGRRTALSLSILIMSGATFCIALIPGYDTIGIWAPILLLIIRVAQGFSASGEYAGASAFLVEYAPANKRGLYAAVVPASTAAGLLLGSLLAGLLTTLLSTDAMQSWGWRLPFLLAAPMGLIGRYIRTKLEDTPVFLEMAAEGEAAKAPVSSLFRKHWRRLLLAVGAVLLNAVGFYVILSYMPTYLSSELGLGATESFLATTIALLTYIGFIFLTGMLSDRYGRKKVLIAASVTFIVLTVPAFALLGTGNFLVIVLVQILLGAMLTLNDGTLPSFLAEMFPTRVRYSGFAVSFNLSNALFGGTAPFVATLLIATTGNVLAPAWYLVAAALISLIAVALSRETSKEPLSHE, encoded by the coding sequence ATGAGTAACGAACCAAACCCAACTGCAGCCGGTACCTTGCACAGCACCCCCGCTGCCCCCCATACCGCGATGTCCGGCGGATCCGGCCGGGGCGGAAGCCCCGAAGTCAGCAAGGACACTCGACGTCGAGTTGTCGCTGCCAGCTTCATCGGCAACTTCGTCGAATGGTTTGACTACGCCGTGTACGGCTACCTGGCTGTCACCATCGCCGCAGTCTTTTTCCCCGAGTCCGACCCGCAGACCGGGCTTCTGCTGACTTTTGCCCTGTTCGCGATCTCGTTCCTGGTGCGTCCGCTCGGCGGCTTTATCTGGGGGCACATCGGCGACCGGGTCGGGCGTCGGACCGCTCTGTCACTGTCAATCCTGATCATGTCCGGGGCAACGTTCTGCATCGCCCTGATCCCCGGGTACGACACCATTGGCATCTGGGCCCCAATCCTGCTGCTGATCATCCGCGTTGCCCAGGGCTTCTCCGCCTCAGGTGAATACGCCGGCGCCTCCGCCTTCCTCGTGGAGTACGCCCCGGCCAACAAGCGCGGCCTGTACGCCGCCGTCGTTCCGGCCAGCACCGCCGCCGGCCTGCTTCTCGGCTCCCTGCTCGCGGGCCTCCTGACCACCCTGCTCAGCACCGACGCGATGCAAAGCTGGGGGTGGCGCCTGCCGTTCCTGCTCGCAGCCCCGATGGGCCTGATCGGACGCTACATCCGCACCAAACTGGAAGATACCCCCGTATTCCTTGAAATGGCCGCCGAGGGCGAGGCCGCCAAGGCACCCGTGTCCAGCCTCTTCCGGAAACACTGGCGGCGGTTGCTTCTGGCCGTCGGAGCCGTGCTGCTCAACGCCGTCGGCTTCTACGTGATCCTCAGCTATATGCCGACCTACCTGTCATCGGAGCTGGGTCTCGGAGCCACCGAATCCTTCCTGGCCACCACCATCGCGCTGCTGACGTACATCGGGTTCATCTTCCTGACCGGTATGCTCTCGGACCGCTACGGCCGCAAGAAGGTGCTCATCGCCGCATCCGTCACCTTCATCGTGCTGACGGTGCCCGCCTTCGCCCTGCTGGGCACCGGAAACTTCCTGGTGATCGTGCTCGTCCAGATCCTGCTGGGCGCCATGCTCACCCTCAATGACGGCACGCTCCCGAGCTTCCTTGCCGAGATGTTCCCGACCCGCGTCCGCTACAGCGGCTTCGCGGTCAGCTTCAACCTCTCCAACGCGCTCTTCGGCGGCACCGCACCCTTCGTGGCCACGCTGCTCATCGCAACCACGGGCAACGTTCTGGCTCCAGCCTGGTACCTGGTCGCAGCTGCACTGATCTCCCTGATCGCCGTTGCGCTCTCCCGCGAAACCAGCAAGGAACCGCTGAGCCACGAATAG
- a CDS encoding aminopeptidase P family protein: MTVTTPANASSVSELERLKVLHNGQKEKLTFSDAEFERRLGGLRRIMDEKNLDAVVLTSYHSIKYYSDFLFTYFGRSYAMVVTKDDTVTVTANIDAGMPWRRSYGDNVVYTDWRRDNYIFAIQEALRTRGINPRRLGVEDDSLPLDNRNKIQAAFAGATLVDVAQAAMRQRMIKSAEEIEVIKHGARIGDLGGEAIRNAITAGITEYEVALIGTEAMVHEIARTFPDSEIRDTWVWFQSGINTDGAHNWATTRKIQEHDILSLNCFPMTSGYYTALERTLFYGEPDARSLELWNINVEVHKRGLELIKPGAVCKDIAAELNEIYVGHGLLANRTFGYGHSFGVLSHYYGREAGLELREDIDTVLEPGMVVSMEPMITVLDGQPGAGGYREHDILVVGEDGAENITKFPFGPEHNIVGA, translated from the coding sequence ATGACTGTCACAACACCCGCAAACGCATCGTCGGTTTCCGAACTGGAACGACTGAAGGTCCTGCACAACGGCCAGAAGGAAAAGCTCACCTTTTCCGACGCGGAGTTCGAGCGCCGGCTCGGCGGCCTTCGCCGCATCATGGACGAGAAGAACCTGGACGCCGTCGTCCTGACCAGCTACCACTCCATCAAGTACTACTCCGACTTCCTCTTCACCTATTTCGGCCGCTCCTACGCCATGGTGGTCACCAAGGACGACACCGTCACCGTCACGGCCAACATCGACGCCGGGATGCCCTGGCGCCGGAGCTACGGCGACAATGTGGTCTACACGGACTGGCGCCGGGACAACTACATCTTCGCCATCCAGGAAGCGCTGCGGACCCGCGGCATCAACCCGCGCCGGCTCGGCGTCGAAGACGACTCGCTCCCGCTGGATAACCGGAACAAGATCCAAGCCGCTTTTGCCGGCGCCACCCTGGTGGACGTGGCTCAGGCCGCCATGCGCCAGCGGATGATCAAGTCCGCCGAAGAGATCGAGGTCATCAAGCACGGCGCCCGCATCGGGGACCTCGGCGGCGAAGCCATCCGCAACGCCATCACCGCGGGCATCACCGAGTACGAGGTTGCCCTGATCGGCACCGAAGCCATGGTCCATGAAATCGCACGGACCTTCCCGGACTCGGAAATCCGCGACACCTGGGTCTGGTTCCAGTCCGGCATCAACACCGACGGCGCCCACAACTGGGCCACCACCCGCAAGATCCAGGAACACGACATCCTGTCCCTGAACTGCTTCCCCATGACCTCGGGCTACTACACCGCCCTGGAACGCACCCTGTTCTACGGCGAACCCGACGCACGTTCCCTCGAGCTGTGGAACATCAACGTCGAAGTCCACAAGCGCGGCCTCGAGCTCATCAAGCCGGGCGCCGTCTGCAAGGACATCGCGGCCGAACTGAACGAGATCTACGTCGGCCACGGACTGCTCGCCAACCGGACCTTCGGCTACGGCCACTCCTTCGGCGTCCTGAGCCACTACTACGGCCGCGAAGCCGGACTCGAACTCCGCGAGGACATCGACACCGTACTGGAGCCCGGCATGGTCGTGTCCATGGAACCGATGATCACCGTCCTGGACGGCCAGCCCGGCGCCGGCGGCTACCGCGAACACGACATCCTCGTCGTCGGCGAAGACGGGGCCGAGAACATCACGAAGTTCCCCTTCGGCCCGGAACACAACATCGTGGGCGCATAG